From one Neofelis nebulosa isolate mNeoNeb1 chromosome 4, mNeoNeb1.pri, whole genome shotgun sequence genomic stretch:
- the LOC131509104 gene encoding geminin-like: MNPNMKQKHEEIKENIKNSPVPRRTLKMIQPSAAGALVGRENELVKDLSKRKHWNDQLTSKNSSAGVVIVPEHSENKDFSGVTQEAFDLMIAENPSSQYWKEVAEKRRKALYEALKENEKLHKEIEEKDNEIARLKKENKELAEVAEHVQYMAEVIERLHDGPLDNFESPNSQEFDSEEETGEDSEVEDSEIGTCAEEVVSSSTDAKPHV; this comes from the coding sequence ATGAATCCCAATATGAagcagaaacatgaagaaatcaaagagaacatAAAGAATAGTCCTGTCCCAAGAAGGACTCTGAAGATGATTCAGCCTTCTGCAGCCGGAGCTCTCGTTGGAAGAGAAAATGAGTTGGTTAAAGACTTGTCCAAAAGGAAACATTGGAACGACCAGTTAACATCTAAGAATTCCAGCGCTGGAGTTGTCATTGTCCCAGAACatagtgaaaataaagattttagtgGAGTTACTCAGGAAGCATTTGATCTTATGATTGCAGAAAACCCGTCCTCTCAATATTGGAAAGAAGTGGCAGAGAAACGGAGGAAGGCTCTCTATGAAGCACttaaggaaaatgagaaactTCATAAAGAGATTGAAGAGAAGGACAATGAAATTGCCCgcctgaaaaaggaaaataaagaattggCGGAAGTAGCAGAACACGTACAGTATATGGCAGAGGTAATAGAGAGACTGCATGATGGACCTCTGGATAACTTCGAATCACCAAATAGTCAGGAATTTGATTCTGAAGAGGAAACTGGTGAGGACTCTGAAGTGGAAGATTCAGAAATCGGTACATGTGCTGAAGAAGTTGTATCTTCCTCTACAGATGCAAAACCACATGTGTGA